Within Peromyscus leucopus breed LL Stock chromosome 16_21, UCI_PerLeu_2.1, whole genome shotgun sequence, the genomic segment CTGGTGTGGGAAGGAGCTGGGGTTGGGCAGACGTCCCCGCTGACTCGGAGTTCCTGGGGGAACTTGCACAATCTTCCTGGGTTTCAAGAGCCAGTGGGGAAGGAAGTGGAGGTCACCACAGGAAGGGAGGCAAGTCATCGAGAGGCACTGGCCCAGGTCTCTGTCCACGTAGACCGTCCCAGCGGCACTGGCCTCCAGAGGGGAGAGATCAGGGGTCCACAGGCCCTCTCCACTGTGCTTTGGGTCATCTTCCTTGAAGAAAGTGTGGCCCCAAAATTCTGAGACCATCTATGCTGTAGGAAGTTCCTCCTCTGCTGGGATGTGCCTTTATGCCTACATGCTCTGCCCTGTGCGCTCAGCCTCAGTTCCTGGTCTCCACCTCTTGGGGAGCCGTGGAAGACTGGAGTCTGTTTCTAGAGATGCTAGCATATTCCACAGACAGAAGGGGGTCAGGCGAGGGCTTCAGGTAGGGCTGGGTGTTGCTAGAGACAGAGTCCTGAGGGCTCACGTGGTTGAGGTGGATGAGAGAAGCATAGCAGGTGATCTCAGCGTCCTCACTGGAGAGGGTCTGCTGATTGAAggcctgagaatcagaggaaacaGATGTCTGCTGAAAGAACAGCAGTGAGGTGGCCGGCGGCCTGTGAGAAACCAGAGTagggcagagagagggacaggCTCGGAGTTTAAGATGCAgaacacgggctggagagatcggagatagttgagagcactggctgctcttccagaagacctgggttcaatccccagcacccacatggcagctcacaactgtctattcactccagtctcaggggatatGACTCCCTTTTCTGACCATCTCAGGCACTGTATAcccatcacatacatacatgtaggcaaaacactcataaacataaaataaaaataaataagccatttCTTTACAAAGATATGGGATGTGGCATTGAGTCTGCAGGGCCTCTGGGAAGGGGTGGCTGGAAAGTTGTCTTTCCTGCCACTGTGCTGAGAAGCACTGGCCTCCCCAGGTTCCTGTTCCAAACTGGAATCAGGCTTCACTCCAAATCTGTGGAAGCAAAGACCCTGGGAGGGGGCCTAAGAAACCATGACTTTGTATATTTTTCAATGTTGGGGATGGAACACAGGGTCTTACATAGGCATGGCGAAgactatcactgagctacagcccccaGGCCTTGTGTTTGTGAGACTAGGTCtcattatgttgcccaggctggcttgaaattggagaccatcctgcctcagcctcttaagtgctagaaATACCAGCCCGCACCACCATACCCTTCAAGAAACTTTTAAGTTCTCCAAGTGAATCTTATGCACATTCAAGCTGGAATAGGGTGGAGTTAAAGGGGACTCATTAGAGACGCATTTCGTGAAACCAATTCTAGCATTATATGGAGGGCTGGAGCCTTCTAATTCTGTGGGTCTTTAGTGCCAGGAGTCTTGGGTCTGCAGGTGAGACAAAACTATCCAAACCATTTAGTCCTCAGGAGGACTAAGTGTTCCCATACTGACTGGACCAATGGTAAATAGTCTGTAGGCTGGCTAGGGACCTAAGACACAGGAAGAGCTATCTCCCATAGAGGTGATGGCCAGAGCTGGTtctacctgccccccccccatcttttccctgtctctctctttgtttctgcctgcctgcctgcctgcctgcctgcctgtctctctagTTTGAGTTCGGGAACACAAGGAGAAGAAATACacaaaaaggaaacacagaagtgGGTCATGAGGATGTGCGCGGTCACGAGTGTGTACTACCACTGAGAGTCAATAGAAACTGAATGCAGACCAAAGTTCACAACGACAGATGTGCACCAGACAACTAGGGTACCTTAGGTCCCAGGAGAGAGTCCTTCCTACTTATAGTGGTTTCTTCCTGTTGGCCTGGAAAGTCTTCATAAATATGGTGACATTCGTTCTCAGCTGTGAGGAAACCAGGAAGTTAGTGGAAAGACTTCCCATGTACTACCTCCCTACTTTCCATGGCAACAACAGGCTGGGGCCCTGATGGAGGAGAGGCCAGGGCTTGGCCAAAGGTAGTTTCTGCCCAGGGAGCTCCCAAGCACCCAGAACTGAGTAATGTCCAAGGAGTCAGAAAGCCTGATAGCCTGGCTGCCTGTGTCTATTCTGCATAAACCCATTCAACTTCACGGTCAATTTCAGGTCACTCACTGTAGTTCCATATTTAAACATCAGATTAAGTACAATCCGTTCACTGGTGGAGTTATGTGTGGTAAGATGTTGGCTTTCTAGTCCCTTGTGTCAAAAGCCCTTAGTGTGAAGTATTTCCTATGAACACACTCTCCCACACTCACCCctgtgtgcacactcatacatactCCTAAATAAAAACGCAGAATATGTGTCCAGAGTCTGGGCATTTTACCATTCCTGTGctgttttctgaaaatgtcacagtgacCCCACTAAATTGATTGCATAACATTTGGAAAATAAGCAGATAGAATTTTGAAATTCTCTCCTCTGTAAGGATTTTTTTCAGAGCTTGAAAAAATGATATTCACAAGTGGAGTCCTGACCTACTCATGCATTTAACCTTGTTGTCCCCAGAAATATCTGGAAGGCCTGTGGAGAATAAATGGACAGGGCACAGAGGGCAAAACAGCAAGAAAGGATACAGAAGTCAGCTGAAGGCCACAGTGCTCGTACGGGATTACTGCTAACAACTCAAAACTTTGAAGCGTAAAACGTCCTTCAAGAACCTaaaggaagctgggtggtggtggcacacacctttaatcccagcagtcgggaggcagaggtgggtagatctctgagttcaaggccagcctgctctacacagtgagttccaggacagctagggctacacagagaaaccctgtctcaaaaaaccttaataataatagtaataataaagacCTGAAGGAAAACAATTTTTCCCTTTGTAGCACATTCACTTTgggtgtgtgtaagtatgtaagTGTGAGGGGGTGCATATTcgtgggcatgtgtgtatgtgtgtgcatatgtggatagaagccagaggacagccttgagtggtgttcctcaggagctgtccacattgtttttttgagacagaggctctcactgggacctgggacgTGCTGATTCCGTGAAGCCGATgaacctgtctctgcctacccgatgctaggattacaagtgtgctccCGTGTCTACACAGCTGCTGGATAGTGGATTCCGGTCCTCCTGTTATACATCAAGCACTTTGCCAGCTGAGTCGTATCCTCACCCCTCAGTTTTCACTGTGGGAGCTGAGGGcatagttcagtgatagagcgTGTGTTCAACACGCTTTGGGCCTCGGTTCCGTCCTTAGTACCACAAAGGGAGAAAAGTTACTGTGTATCCTTTGAAACGTGTATCTATGATGTACATTACATATGATATGGTGTTGAACATACATCACAAAATGGTTAATGATGTAGAATGATGGATTGGTCTGGTTTTATTCCTGTTGCCGTTGCAGACATCCCAATAAAAAAGCAgcacaggagagggaagggacatTTGCTGACGATTACAAGTTACAGTTCATCATTTCGGGAAGAACTCAAGCAGCCAGACACCCCAcacccacagccaagagcagagaataaacacatcctgcttgcttgctctcagctAACATTTTCCTCTTATTCTGTTCACAACCCCCTGACTAGGGAATGGTTCTGCCTACATGGGCTGGGTTTACCACATTGACTAACATCATGATAATTCCCCTCCGCTGCAGACGGGCTCATAGACTAACCTGATCTAGAGaatttctcttcccaggtgattctagatgtgtcaagttgacagttaaaaacCTACCAGCGCACCCATACCCCTCCTGTGGCAAGAGCAGTTACAAGCCGCTCACTTGGTGAAAATATAGGGCATGATGTACTGTTCTTACTCATAGCCTTCATGTTGTACATTAAATCCTTTGACTCGTTCATTCTACGTAGTTgctactttgtatttttttttgcctACATATCTTTCTGCACTTCCTCCCtcatactgagaaaaaaaaatttttaaaattgtagcaACATGCATTTCAGTATCATCAACCAGAGAGTCCTTTATAGAGACTTAACAAGTCCCTAATCATAAAGTTGAAAAAAGgaagggctggaaaggtggctcagtacttaagagcactggccgctcttcaagataacccaggtttgattcccagcacccacacaacggCTCACAACTCTcaataactctagttccaggcgATCtgataggcaccaggcacacacacgatGCCTAGAAATGCGTgcaagcaaagcacccatacacatgaaataaataataaaaaaataagatgaaaagagTAAATGATGCAAAATCCTAGCAAATAAGTGGGGGGGTTGGGGTTCAGTAGGTAAGCCAGACTGAAAGCTGAGTGGAACTggtcctgcccccaccccttacCCTCCACCCCTCGCCCCCTTTGAGCCGGGACACCAGGCCTGTGCTTGTGAAGGAGAAGGAAGCCACTTGGACACCTGGCCTTTCAGGTCAGTTTCCTTGATGGGAAAACAACACAGTCTCACCTTTCTGGGCTCTTCGTCGAGCATTCCTGAGGTACAGGATGACAAGGACCACAAGTCCGAGCAGTAGCAGGATGGCCACTACCACACCAGCAATGATGACCTTCCACATCCAGTTATCTGGAGGGCTTTAGAACAAAGATTCTCGGGGTGAGGAGAGTCTGAGCCCAGAACACTGCCTGCCAGAAAACCTTCCTTCTCCAGGCCTGCGATTCCCAGCCTCTTCTGGGGTCCCCTGCTCAGGTGGGCAGGGGACCCCTTTAATATGCAGTGGGCCTGCCTTCTAGGTCCTGCAGTCTCCACAACAGGGTAATGCTGACAATGTCAGAAGCCactgttccttttccttttctgtctcctgccCTCAACTTCCTTTTGGGACCCTGAGCTTGTCAGTCCCAGGCTCCTTCCTCCAGAGATCTTTGTCCATTCTGCAGCTTTACCTCAGCCCTTTTCTGTGGGATGCAGCCATTTCCCAGGAGAATCAGGGAACCTGACAAACAGCTCTGCCAGCCGAGTACATTCCAATATGCCCTGCTTCAAGTCACTTCAAGTCCAAAGACCTGAAGGCAGACACGAACACGCTTGTAGCAGCCTCTAGGGAAGGGGCTGAGTGGCAAGGTCGTAGAGAAAGTCATCAAGGACATctcagctcagctggtttctggtTCAATATCTAAACAAGGAGTGGTCTACAAGACCCTGGGATCCACTGTCTTCAGGGATGTGGGTTCAGAGGGAAGTAGACGGCAGAGGCCAAGGGCCTGGATCCCGGAAGCCCATCAGCAGGCATGGAACGATTCCAGACCATGAGAACAGAACTTCAGGCCGTACATTTCTCCTTCCTTAACACAGTTCCCTTACAACAACCCTGCTCACACTGAAGGACGAGCGGAAGGGCTGGAAGAAGGGCGGAGGTAAAGACGCAATGTAGTCACGAGGCTGCCTGCACAAGGGTGAGGCAGTAGGCAAGTGGGGATCCCTTCTAACCCACACCCCAGTCCATCCTCACTGCACTCTAGGAGATGGTGGTACCAAGGGTAGATAGGCACGTCCCATCTAGTAATGTCTGGTGACATTTTTAGTGGTCACTTGTGTTCAGAAAGACACTTGTACTGGTCATGGGATGGTCAAGGACACCACTAAATATCTTAAAAGGCACAGAAGAGCCTCCTGTGACAAAGAACTAGCAGCTGGCTGGCACAGGCCCATCACTCaacaggctgaggcaagaggaccaaagttcaagtTCACCTTGTGTGATAGAGTGAATTAAAGACCAGTTTGAGTTATTAAGTGAAATCACAATCTCAAAATAGAAAGACTAAGGCTGAGAGCACAGCACAGTCATAGAACTCCTGCTGATATATGTGAGGTCTCAGGTCGGTCTTCATCATaaaaggtagatagatagatgattgatagatagatagatagatagatagatagatagatacagataactagatgataggtagatagatagatagatagatagatacagataactagatgataggtagatagatagatagatagatagatagatagatagatagatggatggatggatggatggatggatggatggatggatggatggatggatggatagatagatagatagatagatagatagatagatagatagatagatagatagaaagaaagatagatagatagatagatagatagatagatagatagatagatagatagacagatacaggAATATTATTGTGatctcattttgcagatgagaagaTCGAGGCCTATATAAAATGATCAGAAGTGGTCATCTGAATCCATCCGTCCTGTGAGAGCTGGGCACCTATCAGTGTGACGGTTAGGAAACTATAGTCAGGAGAGTGGGAGGAAGCACAAGACtaacaggacaggacagggagtCCGCAGTACCTGCCAGTGATGGAGCTGGTGGCAGAGGCCAGGGCTGTTGTTCTCCAGGaggctgtgggtggggctgaAGCTGTAAGAGACCATAATGAGCAATCTGTCTTTTCAACACCCCCAAACCCCTAGTCTCCagccatggaagaggaggaaccCACACATGGCACTGGAGCCAGCAAGTGAAGACCCTGAGGAGTGCCACCTGCCCTGCTGTGAATGGAGCTGGAGTCACCTCCCAAGAAAAGCCACAGTGCATGTGACTGTAAATGAGGCCTTGCATGTTCCAGGGCCTCTCCTGCTTCCCATGTtctttcattttaagtttttattgtttttaattatgtgcctgTGGTGGggtgatatgtgcatgtgagtgcagtgcccatggagatcagaggtatcagattctctggaaattgtaatcttatagcttttgtgggttttttctttaaaagcccccatggggctgcagtaagatgcgactcttacTCTCAGGACAAGGgtttgcccatctgtacagaagcttaaataaaaacctcgtgctgttgcatcaactgtactggagtctgggttcttggggcgcccacttgagaccctaaattttggggtccaacaattcCAACAGTTTCCTGCATGACTAGGGTCCTATCCAGAAAGTTCTTACCCGAGCCCATGTGCTGTAGTGTTCACCCTATGCTTTCCTACAGAAGGTTTGGAGTTTATTATCAAGATCTTTGGTCTATTTGGTTTATTATCAAGATCTTTGGTCTGTTTGGAGCTGATTTGCATATATGCAGAGTGAGAAGAATCAAGGTTTATTCTTCTACACCTAGACATGTAGTTTTCCCAACATCATTTGTtagagatgctgtcttttcttgaatgtatgtttttggcatctttgtgaTAGGTGTATGGACTTACACCTATGTCCTTGCGTCCATTCTATTGATCGGTGAATCTATTTTTGTGCCAGCACCACACTGTTTTTACTATGGTGGCGAATCTGTTTTTGGGCCAGCACCAGGCTGTTTTTACTATGATGGTTCTGTAGTATAACTTGCTATCAGCAATGGTGATGCCTCTGGTGGGATTTTCATTGTTTATCAGGATTGTTTTGGGTACACAGGGTCATTtatgcttccatatgaattttcaGATTGTTTATCAAATttatgtgaagaattgcattggactTTTGACAGAGACTGCATTCAATATGTGGAATGCTTTTGGTAAATGGCTACGCTCACCACATAAATTTTACCAACCCATGTGCACAGGAGGTgtctctggtgtcttcttcaatttctctcagTGTTTTAAAGAATGCATGTGAGGGATTTTTGTGAAAgtgcatgtggagttcagaggtcaactttgggtatTGCTCCTCAGGCCACCCACTTGGTGTCCTGTCACAGAGTCTCTCCTAAGCCTGAACCTGGCCAAGTGCTCTAGATTTCTGGCTAGTAAAACCAAGGAAGATTCCAACTCTGCCTCTCCAGAGGAGGGATTAAAGCCTGCTGCACCCTAACCAGTTAGTCTCCATGGTTTCTCTGGATagcactcaggtcctcaagcttccaTGGCAAGCACTACACCAACTGGGCCTTGACTGGACTATGGCCTCCTGCTTGGTTTTTTAGGtagaaaacaaacacactgagaagATTAGCTTCTGCATCAGTCCTCCAGAGACTCATGCCAGAGCACCAAGATAAAGTGAgttccactgctgtgggatggtctgtatgtcaaattgctctgattggtcaataaataaaacactgattcgccagtggccaggcaggaagtataggcgggactaacagaggggagaaaagaaagaacaggaaggcgggggttggggggacactgccagccgccaccatgacaagcagcatgtgaaggtgccgctatgccatgagccacgtggcaaggtatagatttatagaactgtattaatataagatataagaacagttagcaagaagcctgccacggccatacagtctgtaagcaatataagtctctgtgtgtttacttggttgggtctgcgCTGCATTGGGACTGGCGgcttagagagatttgtcctgactgtgggccaggcaggaccagaaaaactctagctacattccaCTGAGGCCTCTCCCAACAGAAGAGACTGTGGGGTTGGAAATAccctatgctttttttttttttttttttggttttttcgagacagggtttctctgtgtagctttgtgcctttcctggaactcacttggtagcccaggctggcctcgaactcacagagatccacctgcctctgcctcccgagtgctgggattaaaggcgtgcgccaccaccgcccggctggaaatACCCTATGCTTCATCAAAACCCAGGCGGGATTATACAGAGAGCCCTGTTCACAGGAAACGTCCTTCTGTGGGGGAAGCATGCCTTAAGACTTGGGATCTCTTCAGGGGAGTAGGGGAAAGTCTCCCTGACAACAATTCGCTTTCCTGACCTAAGATGAGTGGAATAGCCACTTCTCAGCCTTCTGCCTGAGATCAAGTGAGCTGGATGCTATGTGGTGAGATGTGTTTGCTCTCAGGAACCTTAGGATGAAGTTGGCCCTCACCATTGTTGATGTGGAATGAGCTAATGTACCATCTTTTCCTCACACACAGGGACCCTTTGTCTTTAGAGCCCAAAGAGATGACAAGACAATGCCTGTGTCTCAGAAACAGCATTGGGGACACAGGGCATCTGGGAGGAGCCCGAGAGGTGGAAGAAGGTGAGGGGGAGGTAGAGGCCCACTGGGGACAGCCTCCCCAGTCCGGGATGggctcctccctccatccccaccccttcAGTCCAGGAAGAGGCCATTCAGCTGGCAGCAGAGCCCTGCTCTCCATCTCTCAGCCTTTGGAGCCCTTCAGCAAGGGAACTCCCTAGACTTCATTCCTGCCAGGAGGTGGGGCCACTGCTCCTACAGCCTCACGCTGGTCACACACGCCTTGGCCTTCATGAGTTGCACTGAGGAGTCAATGATAAACGCACACAGCGTGATGATGCATGGTACTGGTCCCATCTTACGGAagccatctcctcctccaagaGTCTCCCAGACAACAGCATCCAGGTGAGCTTGATTTCTCTCTCCCAGCTGCATAATTCTTAAGGTGGGATCTTGTCTTCTTGGTCCATGGTTGGGAGTGTTCAGAGGACCACAGATGAAGACAAATCTGAGTGCCTGATTCCCAGAGAGGAAGGCCCCAGAGGCCGGGAGAGCAGGCTGTTTTACCAGCAAGGGCCCTATCCACGCGGCTAGAATTACACCAACCAAGGGAAGGATGGGGGGGCAGGAATAACAAACACTAAACCTCAGGACTCCCAGAAGGTGACAGCAAGAAGCACTGGGCTCTGGCTTTATTTCAGGACAACTCATCTACTCAGGCAGAATGACCGAAGGGTGCTGGACACTGTTTCCCCTCTTCTGAGGGTGCAGAGCACATGCCCAAGATGATGGAGGGAATGAGGAGGGAGGGCATGGCCAGCAGGAGACATCCTGAGCCTTAGATGTCAGCCATGATTACAGACTTAATTCATGTCACAGTCCCTCCTTAGTATTCACCCCCAGGTCATCCTGTGAGACAGACATGGCTGAAAGTCAGAGGTCACTGTCGTGTGGTTTCATGGTCTGTCACCCAAATGACCTCTGTGTGACAGCAAATAAGACAGTGAAGACCAGGGTCTTAATGAAGAGTCCACAGACCACGAGAACAACGATGCTGGATATGGAGACCCTgcggagagaggagatggagggttGATTCAATGACCGCCCACACTGCAGAGTCTGGGAAATTCTTTCCATCCAATCTTTTCAACTCTGTCCTCCCTGCAGCTTTCCCACAGCCTTTGGGGACAGTTTAGATACAGTTTAGATGATCACTTTCTAAAATAAACAGTCAGAAATATGTTTGGCAGAGAGTCTAGAGTTCAGGTCCAGGAGATTCATAAAGGAGGAAGCGTTAACCCAGGCATCTTGGCCTCCTCTGTGGAATGGAGTGAAGCCCATATCTAGGGAACCTGGTTCCCGTTGTCAGCATTCTGACCTGCTTCTGGGGACAGTTGCCCCACCTTTAACCCCATTTTCCCTGTCCAGAAACCAAAAAGACTCCAACCTGACTGAAAAACCCACTGCAGACTTGTCTTGATTCTCCAAGTTCCAGGTAGACAGCAATAGACAGAAAAGAGatccacacaggagagagagagagagagagagagagagagagagagagagagagagagagagggagagagagagagagagggagaacactGG encodes:
- the LOC114685334 gene encoding LOW QUALITY PROTEIN: trem-like transcript 4 protein (The sequence of the model RefSeq protein was modified relative to this genomic sequence to represent the inferred CDS: inserted 1 base in 1 codon) — its product is MAWEATCLLSPILLLLLASGSWAQNRVFLQRAEGETIVVRCQYDSSQRFKEKVWCQETSAETCEILVSSRSTDAQLSKFSIRDYPDSQFFTVTMTALTVRDSGLYFCGVVENLRRIFILRNIYLKVSKAPPTASWRTTALASATSSITGSPPDNWMWKVIIAGVVVAILLLLGLVVLVILYLRNARRRAQKAENECHHIYEDFPGQQEETTAFNQQTLSSEDAEITCYASLIHLNHVSPQDSVSSNTQPYLKPSPDPLLSVEYASISRNRLQSSTAXPRGGDQELRLSAQGRACRHKGTSQQRRNFLQHRWSQNFGATLSSRKMTQSTVERACGPLISPLWRPVPLGRSTWTETWASASR